One genomic window of Cricetulus griseus strain 17A/GY chromosome 3, alternate assembly CriGri-PICRH-1.0, whole genome shotgun sequence includes the following:
- the Carns1 gene encoding carnosine synthase 1, whose protein sequence is MLLCLSPAWLMKVAASGQEGEASLLVSKAVSFYPGGLTFLDDFVPPRHATYFLAGLGPESVHGREAAELARNLTCPTGASAELARLLEDRLLMRWWLSQQSGVAVPATLAFTYRPPGLLRGGDASPGLRLVELSGKEGQETLVKEEVEAFVHSEALGDASQVAVRLSGWRWRGQQTLHLHLRVELPAVVNTVLTLLEKLEEEESVLVEAMCPPARLPLPGSPAPGPELAVRICAVVCRIQGDRPLLSKVVCGVGRGDRLLRHHNTLPRTLGVALAQCGLEEAAQVALLRQRIKEAAEASLAAVLALEAGLSVEQRGGRQVHIDFLGVDLVLTVTGRTLTPAVLKLNSGPCLEACGALEGMWAAPRLGRSVEEAAAAPLVETMLRRSGRHLMDGKQLLVIGAGGVSKKFVWEAARDYGLKLHLVESDPNHFASQLVQTFIHFDVTEHRRDEENAQLLAELVRARNLKLDGCFSFWDDCLVLTSLLCRELGLPCSPPAAMCLAKQKSRTQRHLLQCQGPPWPATSLHAVTCCPLESEADVERAIYQVPLPGVMKLEFGSGAVGVQLVKDGPQCHEHFSRILHDLKGEVDHPGIGLGWGNAMLLMEFVEGTEHDVDLVVFGGRLLAAFVSDNGPTRLPGFTETAACMPTGLAPEQEAQMVQAAFRCCLGCGLLDGVFNVELKMTGAGPKLIEINPRMGGFYLRDWILELYGVDLLLASTMVACGLQPALPAHPRARGYLVGIMCLVSQHIELLSSPGCRETLQALHDKGLLRLNLLEEALIPGQYEEPYCNVACAGPSLAEARLRLLGICQGLGIDRPNYPVVHFLSHFK, encoded by the exons ATGCTCCTTTGCCTGTCCCCTGCCTGGCTGATGAAGGTGGCAGCTTCAGGCCAAGAGGGTGAGGCGTCCCTGTTGGTCTCCAAGGCTGTGAGCTTCTATCCAGGGGGCCTGACATTCCTGGATGATTTTGTTCCCCCTCGGCATGCCACCTACTTCCTGGCGGGCCTGGGGCCAGAATCTGTCCATGGCAGGGAGGCAGCAGAGCTGGCTCGGAACCTCACTTGCCCCACAGGAGCCTCAGCAGAGCTGGCACGACTGCTGGAGGACCGGCTGTTGATGAGGTGGTGGCTGTCCCAGCAGAGTGGTGTGGCTGTGCCAGCTACCCTGGCTTTCACTTATAGGCCTCCAGGGCTGCTTCGGGGAGGGGATGCCAGCCCTGGACTACGGCTGGTGGAGCTGAGTGGGAAGGAGGGCCAGGAAACACTGGTGAAAGAGGAAGTAGAGGCCTTTGTGCACTCCGAGGCCTTGGGTGATGCATCACAG GTAGCTGTGAGGCTCAGTGGCTGGCGCTGGCGGGGACAGCAAACATTGCATCTGCACCTGAGGGTGGAGCTGCCTGCAGTGGTGAACACAGTGCTGACATTGCTGGAGaagctggaggaagaggagagtgtCCTTGTGGAAGCCATGTGTCCACCTGCCCGGCTGCCCTTACCAG GCAGTCCTGCACCTGGCCCTGAGCTGGCTGTGCGTATCTGCGCAGTGGTGTGTCGGATTCAGGGTGACAGGCCCCTACTGAGCAAG GTGGTGTGCGGCGTTGGCCGTGGGGACCGGCTCTTGCGGCACCACAACACCCTGCCGAGGACACTGGGGGTGGCGCTGGCCCAGTGCGGCCTGGAAGAGGCGGCGCAAGTGGCGCTTCTGAGGCAGCGCATCAAAGAAGCAGCTGAAGCCTCGTTGGCCGCAGTGCTGGCCCTGGAGGCCGGGTTGAGTGTTGAGCAGCGTGGTGGGCGTCAAGTGCACATCGACTTCCTCG GCGTGGACTTGGTTCTCACAGTGACCGGCCGCACGCTGACCCCCGCGGTCCTTAAGCTGAACAGTGGCCCGTGCTTGGAGGCGTGCGGCGCGCTTGAGGGGATGTGGGCCGCGCCGCGCCTGGGACGCTCAGTTGAGGAGGCGGCCGCAGCACCGCTGGTAGAGACCATGCTGCGGCGCTCGGGGCGCCACCTCATGGACGGAAAACAGTTGCTGGTGATCGGCGCCGGCGGTGTCAGCAAGAAGTTCGTGTGGGAGGCGGCGCGCGACTACGGACTGAAG CTGCACCTGGTGGAATCAGACCCCAACCACTTTGCATCCCAGCTGGTGCAGACCTTCATCCACTTTGATGTGACTGAGCACCGAAGAGATGAGGAGAACGCACAGCTGCTGGCTGAGCTGGTACGGGCGCGCAATCTGAAGCTAGATGGTTGCTTCTCCTTCTGGGATGACTGCTTGGTGCTTACTTCTCTGCTCTGCCGTGAGCTGGGTCTGCCCTGCAGTCCCCCAGCTGCCATGTGCCTTGCAAAGCAGAAGAGCCGTACCCAACGACACCTGTTGCAATGCCAGGGCCCACCCTGGCCTGCAACTTCCCTCCATGCTGTGACCTGCTGCCCATTGGAGAGCGAGGCTGATGTGGAGAGAGCCATCTACCAGGTACCCCTGCCAGGTGTGATGAAACTGGAATTTGGGTCCGGAGCAGTGGGTGTGCAGCTGGTGAAGGATGGGCCACAGTGCCATGAGCACTTTTCCCGAATCCTCCATGACTTGAAGGGTGAAGTTGATCACCCAGGCATTGGGCTGGGCTGGGGCAATGCCATGCTGCTGATGGAATTTGTTGAGGGCACAGAACATGATGTGGACCTGGTGGTGTTTGGTGGACGGTTGCTGGCTGCTTTTGTTTCTGATAATGGCCCTACAAGGCTGCCTGGCTTCACAGAGACTGCAGCCTGCATGCCCACTGGGCTAGCACCAGAGCAGGAAGCCCAGATGGTGCAGGCAGCTTTTCGCTGCTGCCTGGGCTGTGGGCTGCTAGATGGCGTTTTCAATGTGGAGCTCAAGATGACCGGAGCTGGGCCAAAGCTCATTGAGATCAACCCTCGAATGGGAGGGTTCTACCTTCGAGACTGGATCCTGGAGCTCTATGGTGTGGATTTGCTGCTGGCATCTACCATGGTGGCCTGTGGCCTGCAGCCTGCCCTGCCTGCCCACCCTCGTGCCCGTGGCTACTTGGTGGGCATCATGTGCCTGGTGTCCCAGCACATAGAGCTGCTGAGTTCCCCTGGCTGTCGAGAGACTCTGCAAGCCCTCCATGACAAGGGTCTATTGCGACTCAACCTGCTGGAGGAGGCCCTGATACCTGGCCAGTATGAGGAGCCTTACTGTAATGTGGCCTGTGCTGGGCCCAGCCTTGCTGAGGCCCGTCTCCGCCTGCTGGGCATCTGTCAGGGCTTGGGCATTGACAGGCCTAACTACCCAGTTGTCCATTTCCTCTCTCATTTCAAATAG
- the Rps6kb2 gene encoding ribosomal protein S6 kinase beta-2, with product MAAVFDLDLETEEGSEGEGEPEFSPAEVCPLGELRAAGLETVGHYEEVELTENSVNLGPERVGPHCFELLSVLGKGGYGKVFQVRKVQGTNLGKIYAMKVLRKAKIVRNAKDTAHTRAERNILESVKHPFIVELAYAFQTCGKLYLILECLSGGELFTHLEREGIFLEDTACFYLAEITLALGHLHSQGIIYRDLKPENIMLNSQGHIKLTDFGLCKESIHEGAVTHTFCGTIEYMAPEILVRSGHNRAVDWWSLGALMYDMLTGSPPFTAENRKKTMDKIMKGKLVLPPYLTPDARDLAKKFLKRNPIQRIGGGPGDAAEVQRHPFFRHINWDDLLARRVDPPFRPSLQSEEDVSQFDTRFTRQTPVDSPDDTALSESANQAFLGFTYVAPSVLDSIKEGFSFQPKLRSPRRLNSSPRTPISPLKFSPFEGFRPIPGPPEPMEPSLPPLLPPPSSPPPTSTAPLPIRAPSGTKKSKKGRGRPRR from the exons ATGGCGGCCGTGTTTGATCTAGACTTGGAAACCGAGGAAGGCAGCGAGGGCGAGGGCGAGCCGGAGTTCAGCCCTGCG GAGGTGTGTCCCCTTGGCGAGTTGAGGGCTGCTGGCCTGGA GACGGTGGGACACTATGAGGAGGTGGAGCTGACAGAGAACAGCGTGAACCTGGGCCCTGAACGCGTTGGGCCCCACTGCTTTGAGCTTCTGAGTGTGCTGGGCAAGGGGGGCTATGGCAAG GTGTTCCAGGTGAGAAAAGTGCAAGGCACCAACCTGGGCAAAATATATGCAATGAAAGTCTTAAGAAAG GCTAAGATTGTACGCAATGCCAAGGACACAGCACACACCCGGGCTGAGCGGAACATTCTAGAATCTGTGAAGCATCCCTTCATTGTGGAATTGGCCTATGCTTTCCAGACATGTGGCAAACTCTACCTCATCCTGGAGTGCCTCAGTG GCGGGGAGCTCTTCACACATCTTGAGCGAGAAGGCATCTTCTTGGAAGACACAGCATG CTTCTATCTGGCTGAGATCACACTGGCCCTGGGCCATCTCCATTCCCAAGGCATCATCTACCGGGATCTCAAGCCTGAGAACATCATGCTCAACAGCCAGG GCCACATCAAACTGACAGACTTTGGACTCTGTAAAGAGTCCATCCATGAGGGAGCTGTCACCCACACCTTCTGTGGCACCATTGAATACAT GGCCCCAGAGATTTTAGTGCGCAGTGGCCACAACCGGGCAGTGGACTGGTGGAGCCTGGGAGCCCTGATGTACGACATGCTCACTGGATCG CCGCCCTTCACCGCAGAAAACCGAAAGAAAACTATGGATAAAATCATGAAAGGGAAGCTGGTGCTGCCCCCCTACCTCACCCCGGATGCTCGGGACCTTGCCAAAAAG TTTCTGAAGCGGAATCCCATTCAACGAATTGGGGGTGGCCCAGGAGACGCTGCTGAGGTGCAG AGGCACCCTTTCTTCCGGCACATCAACTGGGATGACCTCTTGGCCCGACGTGTGGACCCTCCCTTCAGGCCGAGTCTG CAATCAGAAGAGGACGTGAGCCAGTTTGATACTCGCTTCACACGGCAGACGCCAGTAGATAGTCCAGACGACACAGCCCTCAGTGAGAGTGCCAACCAAGCCTTCCTG GGCTTCACATACGTGGCACCTTCTGTCCTGGACAGCATTAAGGAGGGCTTCTCTTTCCAGCCCAAGCTGCGTTCCCCCAGGCGCCTTAACAGCAGTCCCCGTACCCCCATCAG CCCCCTCAAGTTCTCTCCTTTTGAGGGGTTCCGGCCCATCCCTGGTCCACCAGagcccatggagccatctctacctccactcctgccaccaccatcatcaccaccacccacaaGCACTGCCCCTCTTCCCATCCGTGCCCCCTCAGGGACCAAGAAATCCAAGAAGGGCCGAGGGCGCCCAAGGCGCTAA
- the Ptprcap gene encoding protein tyrosine phosphatase receptor type C-associated protein, whose product MARLGTFCLTVPILPEATEDCVRDIVGFTPPPYCLPQALPGILRFRVLLALPGALASGVGTEDGASSSAVTIILLFLLLLLLVTALALAWRRLSRASGGYYHPARLGAALWGHTRRLFWTSPAGRWLWIRTELGFPGQQENVMMMGGVPEEADPQEEEQQCEAGDEAKQAPETQDTDSEAGLGLSSQGPVGSGSSAEALLSDLHAFSGSAAWDDSAGKAGGQGLHVTAL is encoded by the exons ATGGCAA GGCTGGGGACTTTCTGCTTGACTGTCCCTATTTTGCCTGAGGCAACTGAGGACTGTGTCAGAGATATAGTTGGTTTCACTCCTCCTCCCTACTGTCTTCCACAGGCTCTGCCTGGTATCCTCAGATTTAGGGTGCTGCTAGCCCTGCCAGGGGCCTTGGCCTCTGGGGTAGGCACAGAGGATGGCGCAAGCTCCAGTGCTGTCACTATCATCCTGctgttcctgctcctgctgctgcttgtCACTGCCCTGGCCTTGGCCTGGCGTCGCCTCAGCCGTGCCTCCGGGGGCTACTACCACCCAGCTCGCCTGGGTGCTGCTTTGTGGGGCCACACCCGCCGCCTGTTCTGGACCAGCCCTGCAGGCCGCTGGCTTTGGATCCGCACTGAGCTGGGATTCCCAGGGCAGCAGGAGAATGTCATGATGATGGGTGGTGTCCCTGAGGAAGCTGACCCACAGGAAGAGGAGCAGCAGTGTGAAGCAGGAGATGAAGCAAAGCAGGCCCCAGAAACACAGGACACAGACAGTGAAGCGGGCCTGGGCCTCAGCTCTCAAGGTCCTGTGGGCTCCGGCAGCAGCGCTGAGGCACTTCTGAGTGACCTGCATGCCTTTTCAGGCAGCGCAGCCTGGGATGACAGTGCCGGAAAAGCAGGGGGCCAGGGCCTCCATGTCACAGCACTGTAG